Within Caproicibacterium argilliputei, the genomic segment GTGTTCCCTGTACGCAGGCGGTTTTTAAGCCGCCGAGTATCCGGCTGGAAAGCACAGCTTTGCCTGTAAGGTAATGGTCCAGCTGCGCGGCGGGGCCGCAGACAGAGTAAGCGGCTGCCATGAGTTCTTCTGTCGGGCAGTCGCGGATGACTTTTCCACGGCGAATCATCACCGTATGTTCCACAAGGTTTGCAATTTCCGCAATCAGATGGGTGGAAACCACAATGGTGCAGGGACGTTCCGCGTACTTTTCCATCAGCAGGCGATAAAATAAGTCACGGTGCTGTGCGTCCAGACCAAGCACCGGCTCGTCAAAGAATAAATAGGGGGTGTTGACCGCAAGCCCCAGAATCAACCGGAAGATGGAGGCGTAACCGGTGGAAAGAGAAGAAATCTTCTTGTTGGTTTTCAGTTCAAACTTTTCCGCCAAACTTTCCGCGTAGGGCAGGTCAAATTCCGGATAAAACAGCTTTGCGGCGGCAAAGGCTTTCTTTACTTTAAGGTCACTGGGAAACAGGTTTTGGTCGCCCACCAAAAAAAGCTTGTGCAGGGCGTGGTCGTTGTTGTGGACTGGCTCGCCGTCCAGCAGGACACAACCCTTGTTGGGCAGCTGCCGGTCGGCGATGATGCTCAGCAAGGTGGATTTGCCCGCACCGTTGTTGCCTAAAAGCCCGTAAATCCGGTTTTCGCCCAGCGTCAGTGACACCTGGTCGAGCGCAGTGGCTTTTCGAAATATTTTCGTTAAATTCTGGATTTCAATTGGCATTTTCAAACCCTCTCTTCATCATTTCGGTGAGCTCGGATTCTGTCAATCCAAGGTTTTTTGCCTCTTTGATTGCCTTGTCGATAAAATCCCGGTAAAAACTTTCCCGGCGCTGGCGGCGCAGCTGCTCCTGTGCGCCCTTAGCTACAAACATCCCAATCCCTCTCTTTTTGTACAGCAGGCCTGCATCCACAAGCAGGTTAATCCCTTTCAGTGCTGTGGCAGGGTTAATTTTGTAAAGAACAGAATATTCCGTAATGGACGGCACCTGGCTTCCTTCCGAATATGCACCGCTCAAAATGCCGTTTTCCAGTTGATGTGCTAGTTGTTGAAAAATCGGTTGGTCTTCCTGAAAAGACACTGCAGTACCCCTTTCTTAATCTGTTGGTTAGTTACACAAGTAATTAACCGTATAAGTAATGTACCATGCGGTAGAAGATTTGTCAAGACCTTTTTTGCATTCCTGCAGACCGGCGCAGTGCAAAACCGTATTTTTGCAAAAGCGGGCATAAAAAATGCACCCGGTGAAGGGTGCGACTTCCTGTATTTTTGTTCCAGCTGACTTCGCTCTTGTTTTAGGCGGAATAACAAAGATGGATTCAAATGTCAATGTTGAGCTCGCGAATCTTTTCCTGCAGACCGAGAAAGTCCTCAAAGGCTTCCGGCTTCTTGCGTGGGTCGCGCAGCAGTGCGGCAGGGTGCAGCGTCGCCATCATCCAGATGCCGCCTTTCTGTACCCACTGACCGTGCTGGCGGGTGATTTTGATTTTAGGGTCGAGAATCCGCATGGCGGCAATGCGTCCCAGACAGACAATGATTTTGGGGTGCATCAGGGCGGTCTGCGCACGCAGCCAGCCGATGCACGCTTCCTGCTCTTCCGGCAGGGGGTCGCGGTTTTTCGGCGGGCGGCACTTGACCATGTTGGCAATGTAAATGTTTTTATGCCGGTTCAGGTCAATGGCGTCCAGCATTTTGTCCAGAAGCTGACCGCTGCGCCCGACAAATGGCTCGCCTTGCAGGTCTTCCTGCTCACCGGGACCCTCGCCAATCAACAGGATGCCGGCATTGGGGTTTCCTATGCCAAACACCAGATTGGTGCGGGTGGCCGCCAGCGCGCAGTTTTGACATCCGCGGCAAGCGGACTCCAATTCGTCCCAGTTTTGATAAAGCATCTTTTTCCTCCTGAATCGGCAGTCTTGCGGGCGCTCAGCAGTCGGCAAACACATAGTTGCCCGCGCCGATGTGCTTGGCATGGTAAAGGGCAGTATCTGACTTTTTATACAGTTCCTCAAACGTTGTGCCCGCTGTGGGCACAAGCGCGACGCCCATGCACGCAGAAACAGAAATTCCGTTGGCGTACCGGTGGCAGATGTGCGCGGAAAGCATGGAAATCTGCTCAGCAAGCTGTTTCTCGGTGGGTATATTCTGCAGGAACAGCACGAATTCATCGCCGCCCAGCCGACCGCAAATGTCGGTGGGTGCCGCACACGCTTGCAGTACTTCGCTGACATCTTTAATTACCTTATCACCAAACTGGTGACCGTTTGAGTCATTGATGTGCTTAAAGTGGTCTAAGTCTACGATGACGAAGGCCTGTATACATTCGGAACGAACCAGCAGTGCCTGGCAGACACGCTCAGTCAGCGTGCGGCGGTTTAGCAGTCCGGTCAGCGAGTCAGTCTGCGAACTTTTTTCCAGCTGCAGCTGCTCACGCTTCTCTGCATCGATGTTTTTCACGGTGAGAAAGGCGCGTACGGATTTGACATAAGGGTCGCTGACCAGCTGCGCTGTGACGGAGTACCAGGTTGGTTGGGTGGTTGTGTCTGTTGCGTAGCGGAATTCCAGGCTGGCGCGGTACTGCCCAGTGTAATAGACAGAAAGCAGATGCTCACGCGTAAACATCTGAAAAAAGCGGTTTTTGTCGTCCACATAAATTAGGTGAAACGCCGCGTGTGCATGCAGACCTGAATAGGTGGAGATGCCGCTGCACATTTCCAGAATCACACGGCTGCTGCTTTCTATTTTTTCCAGATGGTCGTCGGTCAGGTCACACTCAAAGTAAGCAGTGCAGTCATGCCGAAGCTCAGCGTAGTTCTGCAGCCATTTTTCGTAGGCAATTTCTTTTTCGCGCTCGGCGGTTATGTCTTGAATGGTAATGATGGCGTGGGCACCCATGTTGTCGGATGCCGGGGCATAGACGTACTTTAAGCAGAACCAGAGGAAGTGAGAGGAAAGGGACTTGCGTGCCTGCAGAACACACTGCCCGAATGGTTTACCGGCATTCAACAAGTCGAAAAAGCGCCGCAGCTCACGCTTGCTGGAGGGGGTCAGCAGGTCGCTGCCCAGAATGGAGTCCGGCAGGTCGTAAAGCACCGAGGGAAACTCCCAGTCACTGTCAATAGTATACACAAACGTCAAAGAGTGTGAAGTCAAATCGTAGTAGCCTAAAATCGTGTGGAACTGCCGGCTGGCAGCCTTGCACATTTCTTCACTCAGGCGGACTTTTCTCTGCATTTGTTTCTGGCGGGTCAAATCCATAAAAGACCACAGAAGACCACTCTGCGGCGACCGCTGCAGGTAGCAGCGCATCAACACCGCTTTTCGCAGCCCGTTGCGACAGTCCGCATACACTTCTTTTTCAAACAAATCCTGATGCTGTGCCAGTGCACGATGCAGGTCTTCCAGCAGAAGCGTAAGGTCTGTTTCCGGCAGAATAAAACAAAGGCTGGTAAAGCCGGCTTGCAGCGCCTGGGGGCGGGTGTAACGGAAAAGTGCGTAAAAGCGGTCGTTTGCCTCAAGGACATTTAGCGTTTCGTCAAGTGCGACACGGCACAGCCCGCAGGGCACCGTGTTTAATGTGGTGTCCTGCCGGATGGTGTCGTCAAGATCCTTTTGCGGTTTGCGGACATCTACCATGGCACTGCTCCATTCCTCTTTGCGGTACGAATTATATCGTAGCATATTTGGCTTGTTGCGAAAAGTGTTTTTACGAAAAAAGTAGAAAATACATCTATCCGATTGCAGTCTTTCACTGCAAAAATAATATTCACAATTGTAATCAGAGTAATTATATCGCAAAAACAGAAGCGTGTAAATAGAATTACGCAGATTTTATTTTTAATATGAAAGAATTACACCAAGTACTTAAAAATTACAATAAAATTCACAGAGTATAAGGAATATAATAATCATGATGCACAAAACAAAAGCCGCTGCCTATTTGCGCAGCGGCTCCGGATAAGCGGCTCTTAAAAATCAACCGGCCGGTCATAGTAACAGGCGGTCAGAAGCTTCTCCATGTCTTCTTGGCTGGGCTGGCGCGGATTGGAGCCGGTGCAGGCGTCGCTGATGGCCAGTTTCGCCACATCATGCAGCTTTGCCTGGAACTCGTCTTCCGGCACCATGCCGTTTTCGTAGTCCTTCAGGGCATGGGGAATGTTCAGCAGCTCGTTATACATATCAATCTTCGCACATAGTGCATTCACTAAGCCTGACTCATCACCGGTCAAACCCACGGTGCGGGCGATGGTTGCATAACGTTCCCGTGTTTCCGGCACTTTTGCGTTGTACTGAATGACCTTCGGTAAGTACATGGCGTTTGCACAGCCGTGCACGATGTGGCCATTTTTGTAAGCCGCGCCGGTTTTATGTGCCATGGAGTGGACAATGCCCAGCAGCGCATTGGAGAATGCCATGCCGGCAAGGCACTGTGCGTAGTGCATCTGCTCGCGTGCAGCCTTGTCGCCCTTGTAGGAAGCGGGCAGATACTCAAAGACCATCTGAATGGCCTGCAGAGCCAGCGGGTCGGTAAAGGGAGTGTGCAGGGTAGAAACATACGCTTCAATGGCGTGTGTCAGGGCGTCCATGCCGGTATGGGCGGTCAGCTTCGGCGGCATGGTCTCTGCCAGAGCCGGGTCGATGACGGCAATGTCCGGGGTAACGTTAAAGTCTGCAAGCGGATATTTAATACCCTTTTCATAGTCGGTAATGACAGCGAAAGCCGTAACTTCCGTTGCGGTGCCGGAGGTAGAGGGAATCGCGAGGAACTTCGCCTTGGTGCGCAGGGTGGGGAAGCCGAACGGCGTAATCAAATCCTCAAACTTGGTTTCCGGATACTCATAAAAAGTCCACATGGCCTTTGCGGCATCGATTGGGGAGCCGCCGCCGATGGCAACAATCCAGTCGGGGCCGAAGTCCTGCATGACTTTTGCGCCGCGCATGACGGTTTCTACAGACGGGTCCGGCTCTACGCCTTCAAACAGGCAGGTTTCCACGCCGGCTTCGTGCAGGTTGTCCAGTACCTTGTCCAAAAAGCCGAAGCGCTTCATGGAGCCGCCGCCAACCACGACGATTGCTTTCTTGCCAGGCAGTTTTTTGAGTTCATCCAGTGCATTTTTTCCGTAGTAAATGTCTCTGGGAAGCGTAAAACGCATATGCTTGTACCTCCAATTGCTTTTTTTCAAATTAGTTATAATTGTACCAAAAACATTATAGCATTTGTCAAAAAAGAGTCAAGCACAATTAACAATATTCTGCAAAAAAAGTGCACAGAATCAAACAAAGTGTCTTTGAAAGAAACGACTATATGAAAAACATATAGTTTTCGCCGCTGCGGGCGGCCTCTTCCAGCAGGTCAGACAGCCGCAGTGCAGACAGTGCCTGTTCGACCGATTCCTCCAGTCGGTTTTCCACCAGATCTAGCGCGGCCTGTGCGTCCCGGGCGTCATTGGCCAGAGTCTGGGCGGGGTGCTCAAACAGAGCGGTGTCTGTGGCGCGCAGGATGTCCAGCACACGGATCTGCGCGGGCTGCTGTGCAAGGCGATAGCCGCCCTGTGCCCCCTGGGTGGAAATGACCAGCTGCGCGCGCTTCAGCAGGGAAAAAACCTGCTCCAGGTAAATGCGGGAAATGCCCAGCCCCTCTGACAGGCGGGTGATGTTGACAACGGTGTCCTTGCCGGACTGTGCCATCCGCAGCAGCGCGGCAATGGCATAGCGGCCTTTTGCGGAAATGCGCATAGCGTTCCTCCTTCTATATCCTACTTTTTTAGTATCATTTATATGATATACGTTCTTTGCGCTTTTGTCAATCTGCGGCTGCTTTACTGTGCCTTTTTGCAGAAGCAGAGCATGCCAAACACCATGATTAGCGGAAAAGCCACCGCCAGCAGCAGACCACTCTGCAGACCACGGCTGCCTGCCCCTGCAAAGCCGGTCAACCAGGGCCCCAGAGAGCAGCCAATGTCACCGCACACCGCTAGAATCCCGAACATTGAGGTGCCGCCACTGCCAAACGAACGTGCCGCAAGGCTGTACAGTCCCGGCCACATCAGCGAAACCGAAAGGCCGCACAGCGCGCAGCCCAGCAGCGAAAGCGGCGCAAAGGGGGAAAGGCAGGTGAGCAGGTAGCACAGCACGCAAAGGGCGCTGCAGCCCAGCAGCGCATGGTGCAGGTTGGCTTTTTCCCCAAACAGGCCGTACAGCAGCCGTCCCGTGCCCTCCAACACAGAGAACAGGCACGGCCCCAACAGGTCGCCAACCATCTTTTCCACACCAAGTCCGCGCTCCACAAAAAGGGAAGACCACTGACTCATGGATAGGTCGGCAGCACCCGCACAAAGGACAAGCAGCATACAAAGCAGAAACAAACGGGAATGCAGCAGACTGCCAACCGGCGTTTTTTCCTCCGGCGGGATTGCGGGCGGCATGGGAACCCGCAGAAAGCGAATCAGGTTGACAAGGGGCACCAAGGCCCACAGCATGGGCAGGATAAACCAGCTATGCACGCCAAGCAGGTGCAGCGACAGGGTGGTTCCGGCAATCACGGCGACCTGCCCCCAGCAGCAAAACGAATGCAGCAGGCTCATGGAGGAGGCTTTTCCCGCCATGGGCAGGGCATCCAGAATCGGACTGACCAGATCTTCTACCAGACCGCTGCCCATCGCACAGCAGACCATGGCCACCGCAAGTCCGGTAAAGGGGTCGATGAGGTTCGGCAGAACGCCCATGAGCACCAGACCGGCCGCTGCCGTCAGGTGCGAACCAATCATACAGCGCCGGATGCCAATGCGGTCAACAAAGCAGACGGAAAAAAAGTCCATGCACAGCTGCGTGCCGAAGTTCAGCAGAATCAGCTGGCTGAGCTGACCGAAAGAAATTTGGTAACTGTCCTGAAACACCGTGAACAGCAGCGGTGCCAGACTGTTGACGATGCCCTGCGTCAGGTAGCAAAGGTAGCAGGCACGGCGTGTGTGCCGGTAGGTGCTGTGCATATGGTTCCCCCTCCCGCAAAATCGCGTTATTCCATAGTATGGAAGGGGCGTGTATTTTGCTACCGGGGAATTCCCACACAAAAAAGGCAGCCGCTTGGCTGCCTTTTTTATAGTTTGGGTTATTTTTGTTCCTGCAGGGCTTTTATCAGACCGCTGTCGTTGTCAATGCGAAAGAAGCAAAGCTTGCCGCTGTCGTTAAATTGCACCGTGCCGGTGATTTTTGCGGTTTGGTTGATACTCTCTCCCTTGCCGTACTGTACGTTTGCAGTAAAAGAGTACCCCGTGTCTGTTTTGGAAACTTGTACGGCATCGTCTTTTAGCTGCATCCGCTGTCCGGAATCCTGTGCAAAGCCGTGGTACAGAGAAAGCGCATTTGCAACAAAGGTCGAGTAAGCATCCGCCGTAAAAGCGGATTGCACCGGAGTGTCCGGCAGGCTTTCCCTGCTTGCAGAATCCGTTTTAGAAACGCCTTCGCCCAAGACCTGTGTGCTGCTTTGCCCGATGTATGCCGCATTTGGTCCATTAAACAGCGTGGTCAGTGTCTGGCGAACGACCATCTGCTGTTCAACCGATGCAGTTGGGGTGGTTGCGCTGCTGGCGGATATCGTGCCTTGCGGGGTGCCGGAACTGGAGACTACTGGTTTTTCTGCGCCGCAGCCCGATGCGGTCAGCAGGCACGCAGCCAGTAAAAATGGTAAAATGGATTTTGAAAAGCGCATGTTTTTCCTCCCAATTGTCTATTGTATTAAGAAATCATCCATGCGGAGACCATGCAAAAGATTTAAAGAAAGGATCATTTGCTAAACTTGAGTTATATCAAAAATCATTTGTGTAATAGACGGTTGCTAAATTAGATAAATCGTAATCTGCATTACCGCTGGTGTATTTTCCCAAACTCTTTACATCTGCCCACAGGGGTTCGTATTCAGAAATTATGAAGAGTTTACAGTCTCTGCACTGTGTGCAGTATCCATTGATTTGCAAATCAGTACTTGGATATGCACCCTTGTAAGCTTTTCCACGACCACGACCTACCATATGATGTTTTTGTCCAGTTGCTGGACAGGGGTAATACATCAGTTTTACATCATTTGCTTTTTGAAGATTGATTACCGATGTAGAAAGAGCGTTTTTAGAAGCTGTGAGATTAGGAGCGGCTTGATTTGTCTGTGCATGCACAGGTACCATCATGGCAACAAGAACTACACATGACAAAAACGAAAAAAGCATTTTTTGAAAAATTTCATACGATATATCTCCTCTACAATTTTTTAACATATTATGATTATAGAACTGAACCCAATATATGTAAAGTAAAATATTGAGAAAAAATCAAAAACAAAAAGCAAAACTGGGCATAGATGCAATAAACAACAGAGCACCCTCCCTGGAAAACTGCAAGGAGGGTGCTCTGTTGTTCTAAAAGAATTTATTTGGTCGCCATGTCGTACATTGCCTGCAGGCAAATCTGTGCGTGCAGGAAGAAGCGCGACAGGTCGATATTTTCGTTGGTGTTGTGCAGGCGGCGGTCAGGCTCGTCCGGGAAAAACGGCCCGAACGCGACGCCGCGGCCTTTCAGCTCGCGGGCGTAGGTGCCACCGCCGGTCGCGTAAACGTTGGGCTCTGTGCCCATCACGGCGGCGTAGGAGCCTTTCAGCAGGCGGATGAAGTCACTGTCCTCCGGCAGATAAAGCGGCAGGCTCTCGTTGGTGCGGGTACAGGCAAGTCCGTAGGGCGCACACGCCTGCTGCATTTTCGCGAGGATGTCGTCGCCCTTGGCAGTGACCGGATAGCGGATGTCCAGACCGGCGCGGGAAACGCCTTCGCCCACACGCACCAGACCCAGGTTCAGCGTCAGCGGGCCGGACGGCGCGTCGCTCTGCTTTAAACCGACCAGACTGCCGTCGTAGGAAGTCTGAATCTTTTCGCTGAGGAAGTACAGCAGGCTGCCCAGTTCTGCGCTGTTCAGCACTTTGGACAGCAGCATGAGGAGTTTCGCCGCCGCGTTAACACCCTCTTGCGGCTGCATAGCGTGGGAGGCAACACCTTCCGCACCGATGCACAGGCCGTCCGGCGTCTTGGTGAATGAAAACGCTTTGTCACCGCCTGCAAGATCCATCAGTGCGGCGGACTGCTCCATGGTGCAGACCACCACGGCTTCCGCTTTAGCAGGCACCGCATTTACAACGATTCCGGCGGTAAAGTGGCGCACAGCGGTGGGGGCCTTTCCGCCAGTGAGGTCTAAGCGTAAAATGCCTTTTTCCCGGTTGCAGATGCCGTACTCGCTGTCCGGCGTAAAGCCAAAAACCGGCATCGATTCGGCGGCGTAGTAGGTGTCGATGTCGTTGCTCGCGACTTCCTCGCCGCCGCCGAAAATCACGCGGATGCGGCGTTTGGTTTGCACGCCGGCGTCTTTAAGGGCTTTCAAGCAATACAGTGCCACCACTGCCGCGCCTTTGTCATCCGCAGTGCCGCGGCCATACAGCAGACCGTTCTTTTCCACGGTTTTAAACGGGTCGGTTTTCCAACCGTCTCCGGCGGGCACAACGTCCACATGGCAGAGCACGTCTGCAAATTCACTGCCGGTACCATAAATTGCGTGACCGGCATAATTGCCGACATTTTTGGTTTCGAGGCCGAGTTCTTCCGCCATGTTCAGGATGGTTTCCAGTGCGCGTGCGCTTTCCGCGCCGAAAGGCTTGCCAGGTACTGCCTCGCTGACAACAGAGGGGATGGCGACCAGTGTTTTCAAGTCGCGCAGAATCTGTTCTTTGTAAGGTAAAATGTGTTCTCCAAACTGCATAGTAAAAACTCCTTTATGCCGGTATGCCGGCGAATCAACCAATCAAGCGGCGGCTGTGCGCCGTTCTGCTTTCAGTATAACACAAATTGCGTTTGCCGCAAGGGTCTGGGCGGTTTCACCGCAGATTGTTTTTGTGCAGGCGTGGCTGACGGCTGCGCTTTTTGCGGTTTGCGGCAAAAAGAAGGCAGTACGTGCCTGCGTGGGGCACAAAG encodes:
- a CDS encoding iron-containing alcohol dehydrogenase, whose amino-acid sequence is MRFTLPRDIYYGKNALDELKKLPGKKAIVVVGGGSMKRFGFLDKVLDNLHEAGVETCLFEGVEPDPSVETVMRGAKVMQDFGPDWIVAIGGGSPIDAAKAMWTFYEYPETKFEDLITPFGFPTLRTKAKFLAIPSTSGTATEVTAFAVITDYEKGIKYPLADFNVTPDIAVIDPALAETMPPKLTAHTGMDALTHAIEAYVSTLHTPFTDPLALQAIQMVFEYLPASYKGDKAAREQMHYAQCLAGMAFSNALLGIVHSMAHKTGAAYKNGHIVHGCANAMYLPKVIQYNAKVPETRERYATIARTVGLTGDESGLVNALCAKIDMYNELLNIPHALKDYENGMVPEDEFQAKLHDVAKLAISDACTGSNPRQPSQEDMEKLLTACYYDRPVDF
- a CDS encoding RrF2 family transcriptional regulator, whose amino-acid sequence is MRISAKGRYAIAALLRMAQSGKDTVVNITRLSEGLGISRIYLEQVFSLLKRAQLVISTQGAQGGYRLAQQPAQIRVLDILRATDTALFEHPAQTLANDARDAQAALDLVENRLEESVEQALSALRLSDLLEEAARSGENYMFFI
- a CDS encoding Sapep family Mn(2+)-dependent dipeptidase, with product MQFGEHILPYKEQILRDLKTLVAIPSVVSEAVPGKPFGAESARALETILNMAEELGLETKNVGNYAGHAIYGTGSEFADVLCHVDVVPAGDGWKTDPFKTVEKNGLLYGRGTADDKGAAVVALYCLKALKDAGVQTKRRIRVIFGGGEEVASNDIDTYYAAESMPVFGFTPDSEYGICNREKGILRLDLTGGKAPTAVRHFTAGIVVNAVPAKAEAVVVCTMEQSAALMDLAGGDKAFSFTKTPDGLCIGAEGVASHAMQPQEGVNAAAKLLMLLSKVLNSAELGSLLYFLSEKIQTSYDGSLVGLKQSDAPSGPLTLNLGLVRVGEGVSRAGLDIRYPVTAKGDDILAKMQQACAPYGLACTRTNESLPLYLPEDSDFIRLLKGSYAAVMGTEPNVYATGGGTYARELKGRGVAFGPFFPDEPDRRLHNTNENIDLSRFFLHAQICLQAMYDMATK
- a CDS encoding GntR family transcriptional regulator, translated to MSFQEDQPIFQQLAHQLENGILSGAYSEGSQVPSITEYSVLYKINPATALKGINLLVDAGLLYKKRGIGMFVAKGAQEQLRRQRRESFYRDFIDKAIKEAKNLGLTESELTEMMKRGFENAN
- a CDS encoding MFS transporter, giving the protein MHSTYRHTRRACYLCYLTQGIVNSLAPLLFTVFQDSYQISFGQLSQLILLNFGTQLCMDFFSVCFVDRIGIRRCMIGSHLTAAAGLVLMGVLPNLIDPFTGLAVAMVCCAMGSGLVEDLVSPILDALPMAGKASSMSLLHSFCCWGQVAVIAGTTLSLHLLGVHSWFILPMLWALVPLVNLIRFLRVPMPPAIPPEEKTPVGSLLHSRLFLLCMLLVLCAGAADLSMSQWSSLFVERGLGVEKMVGDLLGPCLFSVLEGTGRLLYGLFGEKANLHHALLGCSALCVLCYLLTCLSPFAPLSLLGCALCGLSVSLMWPGLYSLAARSFGSGGTSMFGILAVCGDIGCSLGPWLTGFAGAGSRGLQSGLLLAVAFPLIMVFGMLCFCKKAQ
- a CDS encoding uracil-DNA glycosylase encodes the protein MLYQNWDELESACRGCQNCALAATRTNLVFGIGNPNAGILLIGEGPGEQEDLQGEPFVGRSGQLLDKMLDAIDLNRHKNIYIANMVKCRPPKNRDPLPEEQEACIGWLRAQTALMHPKIIVCLGRIAAMRILDPKIKITRQHGQWVQKGGIWMMATLHPAALLRDPRKKPEAFEDFLGLQEKIRELNIDI
- a CDS encoding sensor domain-containing diguanylate cyclase, which produces MLRYNSYRKEEWSSAMVDVRKPQKDLDDTIRQDTTLNTVPCGLCRVALDETLNVLEANDRFYALFRYTRPQALQAGFTSLCFILPETDLTLLLEDLHRALAQHQDLFEKEVYADCRNGLRKAVLMRCYLQRSPQSGLLWSFMDLTRQKQMQRKVRLSEEMCKAASRQFHTILGYYDLTSHSLTFVYTIDSDWEFPSVLYDLPDSILGSDLLTPSSKRELRRFFDLLNAGKPFGQCVLQARKSLSSHFLWFCLKYVYAPASDNMGAHAIITIQDITAEREKEIAYEKWLQNYAELRHDCTAYFECDLTDDHLEKIESSSRVILEMCSGISTYSGLHAHAAFHLIYVDDKNRFFQMFTREHLLSVYYTGQYRASLEFRYATDTTTQPTWYSVTAQLVSDPYVKSVRAFLTVKNIDAEKREQLQLEKSSQTDSLTGLLNRRTLTERVCQALLVRSECIQAFVIVDLDHFKHINDSNGHQFGDKVIKDVSEVLQACAAPTDICGRLGGDEFVLFLQNIPTEKQLAEQISMLSAHICHRYANGISVSACMGVALVPTAGTTFEELYKKSDTALYHAKHIGAGNYVFADC
- a CDS encoding ATP-binding cassette domain-containing protein; its protein translation is MPIEIQNLTKIFRKATALDQVSLTLGENRIYGLLGNNGAGKSTLLSIIADRQLPNKGCVLLDGEPVHNNDHALHKLFLVGDQNLFPSDLKVKKAFAAAKLFYPEFDLPYAESLAEKFELKTNKKISSLSTGYASIFRLILGLAVNTPYLFFDEPVLGLDAQHRDLFYRLLMEKYAERPCTIVVSTHLIAEIANLVEHTVMIRRGKVIRDCPTEELMAAAYSVCGPAAQLDHYLTGKAVLSSRILGGLKTACVQGTPEAEPPTGLEFSKLDLQAYFISLMEEENPL